The proteins below are encoded in one region of Drosophila santomea strain STO CAGO 1482 chromosome 3R, Prin_Dsan_1.1, whole genome shotgun sequence:
- the LOC120454628 gene encoding ecdysone-induced protein 74EF isoform X1: protein MVCKTISPSVTMQLKMEQQTTQQQQQQQQQQLQQQQQQQQQQALTKQQLQLLDKIKLESSNGADQLAQQVASNLDEQQQQQEQQQQQQQQTATSVGVVVQTGQAGVSEPEEQYVVVPRIQRRILTTAGTLELNEAREGEPSTNASNASSGSAPDSHIEYQRSAHQSPGATHYVQMAPRNAELPEQVGAAAGAPPGTIFAYSSGQIICSADDVAAIKIETIEKGEAAGEAQQQQQQLQQHQQQQQQQQQCPTPNGASYAETIVISSEAEALQHHHQQQQQQQQQQQHQQQQQHHQHQAAAAASAAAQTVHIATSSHGGTVRFIPEDGRFTTAGPETSTSNLYYDAPVVDGTVHANESKTYADLGNAYAVFPPSSSFSSNSYAATLQQGSAIYSVPANGQFLAKSETGLNQLRQAGPATFQTISFEAGNGLEPMWTQGPPDYQSVQFGNFHPQVVEDYGHGNMSTTPWPPASSIGYDASLVTASSTLSPNHELKCENCHTPFIRKGSDYFCPNCPPFMRMPPRMPQRQAKPKAAAAPNNRRNGVTCANCQTNSTTLWRRNNEGNPVCNACGLYFKLHNMNRPLSMKKEGIQKRKRKPKNNGGAPMHRAPLPSMPQGVNLMTNSTLYPSQVPVSMLNSQQNASPELHDMSTTGPAGGHRVVAISLNPTAPPTTDGTLNMSARHHVTGESHSPYSQQSTPQSQSPHLPSTVAINRQIVQPVPTIESSRSSNTELTPSVITRTGLPERSSNN from the exons ATGGTCTGCAAAACTATCTCGCCGAGTGTAACAATGCAGCTGAAG ATGGAACAGCAGacaacgcagcagcagcagcagcagcaacagcaacaattgcaacagcagcagcagcagcaacagcagcaggctcTGACCAAGCAGCAGCTCCAACTGCTGGACAAGATCAAGCTCGAGTCCAGCAACGGCGCCGATCAGTTGGCCCAGCAGGTGGCCAGCAATCTggatgagcagcagcagcagcaggagcagcagcaacaacagcaacagcagaccGCCACATCGGTGGGCGTGGTGGTGCAGACAGGCCAAGCGGGCGTCAGCGAACCGGAGGAGCAGTACGTGGTGGTGCCGCGCATCCAGCGCCGCATCCTCACCACAGCGGGAACACT TGAACTGAACGAAGCTCGTGAAGGAGAGCCGAGCACAAACGCCAGCAACGCCAGTTCAGGATCCGCTCCGGATAGCCACATCGAGTACCAGCGCAGTGCGCACCAATCTCCCGGAGCCACCCACTACGTGCAGATGGCGCCGCGCAACGCAGAGTTGCCGGAACAGGTGGGAGCTGCTGCCGGAGCTCCGCCGGGCACCATCTTCGCCTATTCCTCCGGACAGATTATCTGCAGCGCCGACGATGTGGCCGCGATCAAAATCGAGACCATCGAGAAGGGAGAGGCGGCGGGAGaggcgcaacagcagcagcagcaactgcagcaacaccagcagcagcagcagcagcaacagcaatgtCCCACGCCCAACGGAGCCAGCTACGCCGAGACCATAGTAATCAGCAGCGAGGCGGAGGCACTGCAGCatcaccaccagcaacagcaacagcagcagcagcagcagcagcaccagcagcagcagcaacaccatcagcaccaggcggcagctgcagcatcGGCGGCGGCCCAGACGGTCCACATTGCCACCAGTTCGCATGGCGGCACCGTGCGCTTCATCCCGGAGGATGGACGCTTCACCACCGCCGGACCGGAGACGTCAACCTCGAATCTGTACTACGATGCACCCGTGGTGGATGGCACTGTGCATGCCAACGAGTCGAAGACGTACGCCGATCTGGGCAACGCATACGCCGTCTTCCCgcccagctccagcttcagcaGCAATAGCTATGCCGCCACACTGCAGCAGGGCAGCGCCATCTACAGCGTTCCGGCCAACGGGCAGTTCTTGGCCAAGTCCGAGACTGGACTTAATCAGCTGCGCCAGGCTGGACCGGCCACCTTTCAAACGATATCTTTCGAGGCCGGCAATGGCTTGGAGCCTATGTGGACTCAGGGCCCGCCGGATTACCAAAGTGTTCAATTC GGCAACTTTCATCCGCAAGTTGTTGAGGATTACGGGCACGGCAACATGAGCACCACCCCCTGGCCGCCCGCCAGCAGCATAGGGTACGATGCTAGTCTGGTGACCGCCTCGTCCACCCTGTCGCCGAACCACGAGCTCAAGTGCGAGAACTGCCACACGCCGTTCATACGAAAGGGCAGCGATTACTTCTGCCCCAACTGCCCGCCCTTCATGCGGATGCCGCCCCGCATGCCCCAGCGGCAGGCGAAGCCCAAGGCCGCCGCCGCCCCCAACAACCGGCGCAACGGGGTCACCTGCGCCAACTGCCAGACCAACTCGACGACCCTGTGGCGTCGCAACAACGAGGGCAATCCGGTCTGCAATGCCTGCGGACTGTACTTCAAGCTGCACAACATGAACCGACCGCTGTCGATGAAGAAGGAGGGCATCCAGAAGCGCAAGCGGAAGCCGAAGAACAATGGAGGAGCACCCATGCACCGTGCACCGCTGCCAA GCATGCCGCAGGGAGTCAACCTGATGACCAACAGCACGCTGTATCCCTCCCAAGTGCCGGTTAGCATGCTGAACAGCCAGCAGAATGCCAGTCCGGAGCTGCACGACATGTCGACGACGGGTCCGGCGGGTGGGCATCGGGTGGTGGCCATTTCGCTGAATCCGACGGCGCCGCCCACCACCGACGGAACGCTAAACATGTCCGCCCGTCATCACGTGACCGGCGAGAGCCATTCTCCGTACAGTCAGCAGTCAACGCCACAGAGTCAATCGCCGCATCTGCCCAGCACGGTGGCGATAAACCGTCAGATAGTCCAGCC AGTACCCACCATCGAAAGCAGTCGCAGTTCCAACACCGAACTGACCCCCAGCGTAATCACGCGCACTGGTCTGCCAGAGCGATCATCGAATAACTAG
- the LOC120454628 gene encoding ecdysone-induced protein 74EF isoform X2, translating to MVCKTISPSVTMQLKMEQQTTQQQQQQQQQQLQQQQQQQQQQALTKQQLQLLDKIKLESSNGADQLAQQVASNLDEQQQQQEQQQQQQQQTATSVGVVVQTGQAGVSEPEEQYVVVPRIQRRILTTAGTLELNEAREGEPSTNASNASSGSAPDSHIEYQRSAHQSPGATHYVQMAPRNAELPEQVGAAAGAPPGTIFAYSSGQIICSADDVAAIKIETIEKGEAAGEAQQQQQQLQQHQQQQQQQQQCPTPNGASYAETIVISSEAEALQHHHQQQQQQQQQQQHQQQQQHHQHQAAAAASAAAQTVHIATSSHGGTVRFIPEDGRFTTAGPETSTSNLYYDAPVVDGTVHANESKTYADLGNAYAVFPPSSSFSSNSYAATLQQGSAIYSVPANGQFLAKSETGLNQLRQAGPATFQTISFEAGNGLEPMWTQGPPDYQSVQFGNFHPQVVEDYGHGNMSTTPWPPASSIGYDASLVTASSTLSPNHELKCENCHTPFIRKGSDYFCPNCPPFMRMPPRMPQRQAKPKAAAAPNNRRNGVTCANCQTNSTTLWRRNNEGNPVCNACGLYFKLHNMNRPLSMKKEGIQKRKRKPKNNGGAPMHRAPLPSMPQGVNLMTNSTLYPSQVPVSMLNSQQNASPELHDMSTTGPAGGHRVVAISLNPTAPPTTDGTLNMSARHHVTGESHSPYSQQSTPQSQSPHLPSTVAINRQIVQP from the exons ATGGTCTGCAAAACTATCTCGCCGAGTGTAACAATGCAGCTGAAG ATGGAACAGCAGacaacgcagcagcagcagcagcagcaacagcaacaattgcaacagcagcagcagcagcaacagcagcaggctcTGACCAAGCAGCAGCTCCAACTGCTGGACAAGATCAAGCTCGAGTCCAGCAACGGCGCCGATCAGTTGGCCCAGCAGGTGGCCAGCAATCTggatgagcagcagcagcagcaggagcagcagcaacaacagcaacagcagaccGCCACATCGGTGGGCGTGGTGGTGCAGACAGGCCAAGCGGGCGTCAGCGAACCGGAGGAGCAGTACGTGGTGGTGCCGCGCATCCAGCGCCGCATCCTCACCACAGCGGGAACACT TGAACTGAACGAAGCTCGTGAAGGAGAGCCGAGCACAAACGCCAGCAACGCCAGTTCAGGATCCGCTCCGGATAGCCACATCGAGTACCAGCGCAGTGCGCACCAATCTCCCGGAGCCACCCACTACGTGCAGATGGCGCCGCGCAACGCAGAGTTGCCGGAACAGGTGGGAGCTGCTGCCGGAGCTCCGCCGGGCACCATCTTCGCCTATTCCTCCGGACAGATTATCTGCAGCGCCGACGATGTGGCCGCGATCAAAATCGAGACCATCGAGAAGGGAGAGGCGGCGGGAGaggcgcaacagcagcagcagcaactgcagcaacaccagcagcagcagcagcagcaacagcaatgtCCCACGCCCAACGGAGCCAGCTACGCCGAGACCATAGTAATCAGCAGCGAGGCGGAGGCACTGCAGCatcaccaccagcaacagcaacagcagcagcagcagcagcagcaccagcagcagcagcaacaccatcagcaccaggcggcagctgcagcatcGGCGGCGGCCCAGACGGTCCACATTGCCACCAGTTCGCATGGCGGCACCGTGCGCTTCATCCCGGAGGATGGACGCTTCACCACCGCCGGACCGGAGACGTCAACCTCGAATCTGTACTACGATGCACCCGTGGTGGATGGCACTGTGCATGCCAACGAGTCGAAGACGTACGCCGATCTGGGCAACGCATACGCCGTCTTCCCgcccagctccagcttcagcaGCAATAGCTATGCCGCCACACTGCAGCAGGGCAGCGCCATCTACAGCGTTCCGGCCAACGGGCAGTTCTTGGCCAAGTCCGAGACTGGACTTAATCAGCTGCGCCAGGCTGGACCGGCCACCTTTCAAACGATATCTTTCGAGGCCGGCAATGGCTTGGAGCCTATGTGGACTCAGGGCCCGCCGGATTACCAAAGTGTTCAATTC GGCAACTTTCATCCGCAAGTTGTTGAGGATTACGGGCACGGCAACATGAGCACCACCCCCTGGCCGCCCGCCAGCAGCATAGGGTACGATGCTAGTCTGGTGACCGCCTCGTCCACCCTGTCGCCGAACCACGAGCTCAAGTGCGAGAACTGCCACACGCCGTTCATACGAAAGGGCAGCGATTACTTCTGCCCCAACTGCCCGCCCTTCATGCGGATGCCGCCCCGCATGCCCCAGCGGCAGGCGAAGCCCAAGGCCGCCGCCGCCCCCAACAACCGGCGCAACGGGGTCACCTGCGCCAACTGCCAGACCAACTCGACGACCCTGTGGCGTCGCAACAACGAGGGCAATCCGGTCTGCAATGCCTGCGGACTGTACTTCAAGCTGCACAACATGAACCGACCGCTGTCGATGAAGAAGGAGGGCATCCAGAAGCGCAAGCGGAAGCCGAAGAACAATGGAGGAGCACCCATGCACCGTGCACCGCTGCCAA GCATGCCGCAGGGAGTCAACCTGATGACCAACAGCACGCTGTATCCCTCCCAAGTGCCGGTTAGCATGCTGAACAGCCAGCAGAATGCCAGTCCGGAGCTGCACGACATGTCGACGACGGGTCCGGCGGGTGGGCATCGGGTGGTGGCCATTTCGCTGAATCCGACGGCGCCGCCCACCACCGACGGAACGCTAAACATGTCCGCCCGTCATCACGTGACCGGCGAGAGCCATTCTCCGTACAGTCAGCAGTCAACGCCACAGAGTCAATCGCCGCATCTGCCCAGCACGGTGGCGATAAACCGTCAGATAGTCCAGCC ATGA